Proteins encoded together in one Balaenoptera ricei isolate mBalRic1 chromosome 2, mBalRic1.hap2, whole genome shotgun sequence window:
- the LOC132360349 gene encoding glutaredoxin-related protein 5, mitochondrial-like, producing MSGSLGRAAAALLCWGHSAGGSLRGLGMRAASSGGSGSSEHLDMLVKKDRVVVFLKGTPEQPQCGFSNTVVQILRLHSIRDYAVYNVLDDPQLRQGIKAYSNWPTIPQVYLNSEFVGDCDILLQMHQNGDLVEELKKLGIRSTLLDEKKDQDSK from the coding sequence ATGAGCGGGTCCCTGGGCCGGGCGGCAGCGGCTCTGCTCTGCTGGGGGCACAGCGCGGGCGGCAGCCTGCGGGGCCTGGGCATGCGGGCGGCGAGCTCGGGCGGCAGTGGCTCGTCGGAGCACCTGGACATGCTGGTGAAGAAGGACAGGGTGGTGGTCTTCCTAAAGGGGACGCCGGAGCAGCCCCAGTGCGGCTTCAGCAACACCGTGGTGCAGATCCTGCGGCTGCACAGCATCCGTGACTACGCAGTCTACAACGTGCTGGACGACCCCCAGCTCCGGCAAGGCATTAAAGCCTATTCCAACTGGCCCACCATCCCGCAAGTGTACCTCAACAGCGAGTTCGTGGGGGACTGTGACATTCTTCTGCAGATGCACCAGAATGGGGACCTGGTGGAAGAACTGAAAAAGCTGGGGATCCGCTCCACCCTCTTAGATGAAAAGAAAGATCAAGACTCAAAGTGA